In Herbaspirillum sp. WKF16, one genomic interval encodes:
- the trpS gene encoding tryptophan--tRNA ligase, with the protein MSSNAPASTSAARPTVLTGDRPTGPLHLGHYIGSLKSRVALQETANQFLLLADTQAMTDNVGRHQKVTDNVLEVALDYLAVGIDPEKSTIFIQSQVRELYELSMVLLNLVTVSRLERNPTIKEEIRLRGFERDIPAGFLTYPVSQAADITAFKGQLVPVGSDQLPMIEQTNELVRKFNATVGREVLVECKEVLSETGRLPGIDGKAKMSKSLGNSIALGASAKEIKQAVHQMYTDPNHLRVDDPGQVEGNVVFTFLDAFDPDRDAVAELKAHYTRGGLGDSVVKRRLEGILQEMLGPIRTRREEFARDRGEVMAILKRGTDRASAVAAQTMSEVNAALGLNYFG; encoded by the coding sequence ATGTCTTCGAACGCACCAGCCAGCACTTCCGCAGCACGTCCCACCGTCCTCACCGGCGACCGTCCCACCGGGCCGCTGCACCTCGGCCATTACATCGGCTCGCTCAAGTCGCGCGTGGCGCTGCAGGAAACCGCCAACCAGTTCCTGCTGCTGGCCGACACCCAGGCCATGACCGACAATGTCGGCCGCCACCAGAAGGTCACCGACAACGTGCTGGAAGTGGCGCTGGACTACCTCGCCGTGGGCATCGATCCGGAGAAGTCGACCATCTTCATCCAGTCCCAGGTGCGCGAGCTCTACGAGCTGTCGATGGTGCTGCTGAACCTGGTGACGGTGTCGCGCCTGGAGCGCAATCCCACCATCAAGGAAGAGATCCGCCTGCGCGGCTTCGAGCGCGACATCCCGGCCGGTTTCCTGACCTATCCGGTCAGCCAGGCCGCCGACATCACCGCCTTCAAGGGCCAGCTGGTGCCGGTGGGCAGCGACCAGCTGCCGATGATCGAGCAGACCAACGAGCTGGTGCGCAAATTCAACGCCACCGTCGGGCGCGAGGTGCTGGTCGAATGCAAGGAAGTGCTGTCCGAGACCGGTCGCCTGCCGGGCATCGACGGCAAGGCGAAGATGAGCAAGTCGCTGGGCAATTCCATCGCCCTGGGCGCCTCGGCCAAGGAAATCAAGCAAGCCGTGCATCAGATGTACACCGACCCCAACCACCTGCGCGTGGACGACCCGGGCCAGGTGGAAGGCAACGTGGTGTTCACCTTCCTCGACGCCTTCGACCCCGACCGCGACGCCGTGGCCGAGCTCAAGGCGCACTACACCCGCGGCGGCCTGGGCGACAGCGTGGTCAAGCGCCGCCTGGAAGGCATCCTGCAGGAAATGCTGGGGCCGATCCGCACCCGCCGCGAAGAGTTCGCCCGCGACCGCGGCGAAGTCATGGCCATCCTGAAGCGCGGCACCGATCGCGCCAGCGCGGTGGCGGCGCAGACCATGTCGGAGGTGAATGCGGCGCTGGGGTTGAATTACTTCGGCTGA
- a CDS encoding glycine zipper family protein, with the protein MKPIYKTAGALTAIGALLALGGCVSVPTGPSVMAMPGKDKSYEQFRADQQLCQQYAQDAIGGQAQQTQNNAANSAAVGTAVGAVAGALIGAASGNAGAGAAIGAGGGLLVGSAAGSNAAAGGNYSMQQRYDMTYTQCMYSKGNQVETQRQATAYTYHPRRYYYAPPPPPGYYGPPPGYYGPPPGAY; encoded by the coding sequence GTGAAACCCATCTACAAGACAGCCGGCGCGCTCACCGCCATCGGCGCCCTGCTGGCGCTGGGCGGCTGCGTGAGCGTGCCGACCGGGCCCTCGGTCATGGCCATGCCGGGCAAGGACAAGAGCTACGAGCAGTTCCGCGCCGACCAGCAGCTGTGCCAGCAGTATGCGCAGGACGCCATCGGCGGCCAGGCCCAGCAGACCCAGAACAACGCCGCCAACAGCGCCGCCGTGGGCACCGCCGTCGGTGCGGTGGCGGGCGCCCTGATCGGCGCCGCCTCGGGCAATGCCGGCGCCGGCGCGGCCATCGGCGCCGGCGGCGGCTTGCTGGTGGGCAGCGCGGCGGGCAGCAATGCGGCCGCCGGCGGCAACTACTCCATGCAGCAGCGCTACGACATGACCTACACCCAATGCATGTACAGCAAGGGCAACCAGGTCGAGACCCAGCGCCAGGCCACGGCCTACACCTACCACCCGCGCCGCTACTACTACGCGCCGCCTCCGCCGCCGGGCTACTACGGTCCGCCGCCGGGATATTACGGCCCGCCCCCGGGCGCCTATTGA
- the fumC gene encoding class II fumarate hydratase: MKHRMERDTFGLIEVPDDRLWGAQTERSLHHFHISTERMPAELIVALAAVKRACATVNRDLGKLDGKKADAIIAAADEVIAGRHPLEFPLSVWQTGSGTQSNMNMNEVLANRASELLGGVRGEERLIHPNDDVNRSQSSNDIFPTAMHVAACMAVAAHLIPSLHKLRATLEEKSARFADVVKIGRTHLQDATPLTLGQEFSGYVAQLAHAEGAIIATLNGISELAAGGTAVGTGLNAHPEFGERVAAELAKHFGFPFKTAPNKFAALAGHDALVASHGGLKTLAASLMKIANDVRWLASGPRSGLGEITIPENEPGSSIMPGKVNPTQCEALTMLCAQVFGNDVALNIGGASGNFELNVFKPVIIHNFLQSVRLLADGMASFEEHCARGIEANRDRIADLMEKSLMLVTALAPHIGYDKAAKIAKQAHHDGTTLKEAALALGYVTEQQFSEWIKPEEMTRPG; encoded by the coding sequence ATGAAACACCGTATGGAGCGCGACACCTTTGGCCTGATCGAGGTCCCCGACGACAGGCTCTGGGGCGCGCAGACCGAACGCTCGCTGCACCACTTCCATATTTCCACCGAGCGCATGCCGGCCGAGCTGATCGTCGCCCTGGCCGCGGTCAAGCGCGCCTGCGCCACCGTCAACCGCGACCTCGGCAAGCTTGACGGCAAGAAGGCCGACGCCATCATCGCCGCCGCCGACGAGGTGATCGCCGGCCGCCATCCGCTCGAGTTCCCGCTGTCGGTATGGCAGACCGGCTCGGGCACCCAGAGCAACATGAACATGAACGAGGTGCTGGCCAACCGCGCCTCGGAACTGCTGGGCGGCGTGCGCGGCGAAGAGCGCCTGATCCACCCCAATGACGACGTCAACCGCAGCCAGTCCTCCAACGACATCTTCCCGACCGCGATGCACGTGGCCGCCTGCATGGCGGTGGCGGCCCACCTGATTCCCTCGCTGCACAAGCTGCGCGCCACGCTCGAAGAGAAATCGGCCAGGTTCGCCGACGTGGTCAAGATCGGCCGCACCCACCTGCAGGACGCCACCCCGCTGACGCTGGGCCAGGAGTTCTCCGGCTACGTCGCCCAGCTGGCGCATGCCGAAGGCGCCATCATCGCCACGCTCAACGGCATCTCCGAACTGGCCGCCGGCGGCACCGCTGTGGGCACAGGCCTTAACGCGCATCCTGAGTTCGGCGAGCGCGTCGCCGCCGAGCTGGCCAAGCATTTCGGCTTCCCCTTCAAGACCGCGCCCAACAAGTTCGCGGCGCTGGCCGGCCACGATGCGCTGGTGGCCTCGCACGGCGGCCTGAAGACGCTGGCCGCGTCGCTGATGAAGATCGCCAACGACGTGCGCTGGCTGGCTTCCGGCCCGCGTTCCGGCCTGGGCGAGATCACCATCCCCGAGAACGAGCCTGGCAGCTCCATCATGCCGGGCAAGGTCAACCCGACCCAATGCGAGGCGCTCACCATGCTGTGCGCCCAGGTCTTCGGCAACGACGTGGCGCTCAACATCGGCGGCGCGTCCGGCAACTTCGAGCTCAACGTGTTCAAGCCGGTGATCATCCATAACTTCCTGCAAAGCGTGCGCCTGCTGGCCGACGGCATGGCCAGCTTCGAGGAGCACTGCGCGCGCGGCATCGAAGCCAACCGCGACCGCATCGCCGACCTGATGGAGAAGTCGCTGATGCTGGTGACCGCGCTGGCGCCGCATATCGGCTACGACAAGGCCGCCAAGATCGCCAAGCAGGCTCACCACGACGGCACCACCCTCAAGGAGGCGGCGCTGGCGCTGGGCTATGTCACCGAGCAGCAGTTCTCCGAGTGGATCAAGCCGGAAGAGATGACTCGTCCGGGTTGA
- a CDS encoding DUF3579 domain-containing protein yields the protein MADPIKPSNAPAKEFIILGKTKDGRQFRPSDWAERLCGVMSCFRPEGSGGRNAHLQYSPYVLPTHIDGVRSVVVNEALRDLDPLAYHFVVNFAKDNDLQVLDACVLPDPPKDKQA from the coding sequence ATGGCTGATCCCATCAAACCCTCCAACGCGCCGGCGAAAGAATTCATCATCCTGGGCAAGACCAAGGATGGCAGGCAGTTCCGCCCCAGCGACTGGGCCGAGCGGCTGTGCGGCGTGATGTCGTGCTTCCGTCCCGAGGGCAGCGGCGGCCGCAATGCCCACCTGCAATATTCCCCCTACGTGCTGCCGACCCACATCGACGGCGTGCGATCCGTGGTGGTCAACGAGGCGCTGCGCGACCTCGATCCCCTGGCCTACCATTTCGTCGTCAATTTCGCCAAGGACAACGACCTGCAGGTGCTCGACGCCTGTGTCCTGCCGGATCCGCCGAAAGACAAGCAGGCCTGA
- a CDS encoding CobD/CbiB family protein: MTFLSILFALLIEQLKPLRADNPVYASIKSFAGSIEGWFNAGHVHHGRLGWAVMVGALTVPVALVYWLCVHISPIAAFAWNVLIVYLTLGFRHYSHYFTSIQLALNSGDEMTARALLAEWTKQDTTTLDVSEISRIASERALITTHRHVFGVFFWFLMPVGPALAVMYRVAEYLSRAWNEPDHMKHEAFGRFAARAFYWIDWIPARLTAAAFAVVGNFEDAIYAWRNFASRWDDEAAGIILAAGGGAMGVRFGTPQEAAAGIILPVDAATVDTLPEETDGLPGDTPSPRTLQSAVGLVWRALLLWMFLLLLLSVAVWMG, from the coding sequence ATGACATTCCTCTCCATTCTCTTTGCGCTGTTAATCGAACAACTCAAACCACTGCGTGCAGACAATCCGGTGTATGCATCGATCAAGTCTTTCGCCGGCAGCATCGAAGGCTGGTTCAACGCCGGCCACGTCCATCACGGGCGGCTGGGCTGGGCCGTGATGGTCGGCGCGCTGACCGTGCCGGTGGCGCTGGTCTATTGGCTGTGCGTGCACATCAGCCCGATTGCCGCATTCGCCTGGAACGTGCTCATCGTCTACCTCACGCTGGGCTTTCGCCACTACAGCCACTACTTCACCTCGATCCAGCTGGCCTTGAACAGCGGCGACGAGATGACCGCGCGCGCATTGCTGGCCGAGTGGACCAAGCAGGACACGACCACCCTGGACGTCAGCGAGATTTCCCGCATCGCCTCCGAGCGCGCGCTGATCACCACCCATCGCCACGTGTTCGGCGTGTTCTTCTGGTTCCTGATGCCGGTCGGTCCGGCGCTGGCCGTGATGTACCGCGTGGCGGAGTACCTGTCGCGCGCCTGGAACGAACCCGACCACATGAAGCATGAGGCCTTTGGCCGCTTTGCCGCGCGCGCGTTCTACTGGATCGACTGGATCCCGGCGCGCCTGACCGCCGCCGCCTTCGCCGTGGTCGGCAATTTCGAGGATGCCATCTACGCCTGGCGCAACTTCGCCAGCCGCTGGGACGACGAGGCGGCCGGCATCATCCTGGCAGCCGGCGGCGGCGCCATGGGCGTGCGCTTCGGCACGCCGCAGGAAGCCGCGGCGGGCATCATCCTGCCGGTCGATGCCGCCACCGTCGACACGCTGCCCGAAGAGACCGACGGCCTGCCGGGCGACACGCCGTCGCCGCGCACCCTGCAAAGCGCCGTGGGCCTGGTGTGGCGCGCGCTCCTGCTGTGGATGTTCCTGCTGCTGCTGTTGTCGGTGGCGGTGTGGATGGGCTGA
- a CDS encoding CoA pyrophosphatase: MASFDPVTLPVDAVAGERALDAARLNADWLRRRFSDPPRWEPEHSGDQLARMVEANGRFRLASVLIPIVLRPEGLTVLFTQRTADLKDHAGQISFPGGRREDYDGSAIETALRETEEEIGLGRGHVEVIGSLPDYFTGTGYRVTPVAGLIAPPFDTVPESREVAEIFEVPLAFLMDGLNHQRRSVELPQPVGRRSFYTMPYQRYFIWGATAGMLRNLFHFLRT, encoded by the coding sequence GTGGCCAGTTTCGATCCAGTCACCTTGCCAGTTGATGCCGTCGCCGGCGAGCGCGCGCTGGATGCCGCGCGCCTCAATGCCGACTGGCTGCGCCGCCGCTTCTCGGACCCGCCGCGCTGGGAGCCGGAGCACAGCGGCGACCAGCTCGCGCGCATGGTCGAGGCCAACGGCCGCTTCCGGCTGGCCTCGGTGCTCATTCCCATCGTGCTGCGTCCCGAGGGGCTCACGGTGCTGTTCACCCAGCGCACCGCCGACCTCAAGGACCATGCCGGCCAGATCAGCTTCCCCGGCGGGCGTCGCGAAGACTACGACGGTTCGGCCATCGAGACCGCGCTGCGCGAGACCGAGGAGGAGATCGGCCTGGGGCGCGGCCATGTCGAGGTGATCGGTTCGCTGCCGGACTATTTCACCGGCACCGGCTATCGCGTCACCCCGGTGGCCGGACTGATCGCGCCGCCGTTCGACACCGTGCCCGAGTCGCGCGAGGTGGCGGAGATCTTCGAGGTGCCGCTGGCCTTCCTGATGGACGGCCTGAACCACCAGCGCCGCTCCGTGGAGCTGCCGCAGCCGGTGGGCCGCCGCAGTTTCTACACCATGCCCTACCAGCGCTATTTCATCTGGGGCGCCACCGCCGGCATGCTGCGCAACCTCTTCCACTTCCTGCGCACCTGA
- the rplS gene encoding 50S ribosomal protein L19, protein MDLIQQLEQEEIARLAKNIPDFAPGDTVIVSVNVVEGTRKRAQAYEGVVIARRNRGLNSNFIVRKISSGEGVERTFQLYSPLIASIEVKRRGDVRRAKLYYLRERSGKSARIKEKLPSRAAKAAE, encoded by the coding sequence ATGGATCTGATCCAGCAACTCGAGCAAGAAGAGATCGCGCGTCTCGCCAAGAACATTCCCGATTTCGCCCCCGGCGACACCGTGATCGTCAGCGTCAACGTGGTTGAAGGCACCCGCAAGCGTGCCCAGGCCTACGAAGGCGTCGTGATCGCACGTCGCAACCGTGGTCTGAACTCCAACTTCATCGTTCGCAAGATTTCGTCCGGTGAAGGCGTCGAGCGTACTTTCCAGCTGTACTCGCCGCTGATCGCTTCGATCGAAGTGAAGCGTCGTGGTGATGTCCGTCGCGCCAAGCTGTACTACCTGCGTGAGCGTTCGGGCAAGTCGGCTCGCATCAAGGAAAAGCTGCCCAGCCGCGCTGCAAAGGCTGCTGAGTAA
- the trmD gene encoding tRNA (guanosine(37)-N1)-methyltransferase TrmD, which translates to MQFDVVTLFPEMFAALTQSGITRRALEQKRWGLSLWNPRDFTTDNHRTVDDRPYGGGPGMVMLAKPLEATIGAAQRRQQELGLARPRVIYLSPQGAPLTHERVVGLSQEPGVVLLCGRYEAIDQRLLDKCVDEEISIGDFVLSGGELPAMALMDAVIRLLPGALNDGASAVEDSFVNGLLDCPHYTRPEVYEGEPVPPILLGGHHAEIMKWRRQKALEATRAKRPDLIAKARAAGLLSKADEKFLSGLP; encoded by the coding sequence ATGCAGTTCGATGTCGTCACTCTGTTCCCCGAGATGTTCGCCGCGCTGACGCAATCCGGCATTACCCGCCGGGCGCTGGAGCAGAAACGCTGGGGCCTGTCGCTGTGGAATCCGCGCGATTTCACCACCGACAACCACCGCACCGTGGATGACCGCCCCTACGGCGGCGGCCCCGGGATGGTGATGCTGGCCAAGCCCCTGGAGGCGACCATCGGCGCCGCGCAGCGGCGCCAGCAAGAACTGGGACTGGCCCGGCCGCGGGTGATCTACCTGTCGCCGCAAGGCGCGCCGCTGACGCATGAGCGGGTAGTGGGCCTGTCGCAGGAGCCGGGCGTGGTGCTGCTGTGCGGCCGCTATGAAGCGATCGACCAGCGCCTGCTCGACAAGTGCGTGGACGAGGAAATCAGCATCGGCGATTTCGTCCTCTCCGGCGGCGAGTTGCCGGCGATGGCGCTGATGGACGCGGTGATCCGCCTGTTGCCGGGCGCACTCAACGACGGCGCCTCGGCGGTGGAAGACAGTTTCGTCAACGGCCTGCTGGATTGCCCGCATTACACGCGGCCCGAGGTCTACGAAGGCGAACCGGTGCCCCCCATCCTGCTGGGCGGCCATCATGCAGAGATCATGAAGTGGCGCCGCCAGAAGGCGCTGGAAGCAACCCGGGCCAAGCGGCCGGACCTGATCGCCAAAGCGCGCGCAGCCGGATTGCTGAGCAAGGCGGATGAAAAGTTTTTGAGCGGCTTGCCCTGA
- the rimM gene encoding ribosome maturation factor RimM (Essential for efficient processing of 16S rRNA) has product MTSSAQAGFSAPDDLVTVGHVTGAYGIQGWIRVRPYSAEAEALLNAKTWWLEKSGAPKQDVEVMQSKEHSGDVVARLTGVADRNAAEAMKGTVVSISRKHFPALDDDEFYWVDLIGSTVENLQGKQLGVVSDMMDNGAHPILRVVAPVQDAEPGAAQPEEAAPARKGAKEKSAAASEMLIPFVDQFVKTVQQTEKKIIVDWDVDY; this is encoded by the coding sequence GTGACCAGTTCAGCCCAGGCGGGTTTCTCCGCACCCGACGATCTCGTGACCGTCGGCCATGTGACAGGAGCCTATGGCATTCAGGGCTGGATTCGCGTGCGTCCGTATTCGGCCGAGGCGGAAGCCTTGCTGAATGCAAAGACCTGGTGGCTGGAGAAATCCGGCGCGCCGAAGCAAGACGTTGAAGTCATGCAGTCCAAGGAGCACAGCGGCGATGTCGTTGCGCGCCTGACCGGGGTAGCCGACCGCAATGCGGCCGAAGCGATGAAGGGCACGGTGGTTTCCATCTCCCGCAAGCACTTCCCGGCGCTGGATGACGACGAATTCTATTGGGTTGACCTGATCGGCTCAACGGTGGAAAACCTGCAGGGCAAGCAGCTGGGCGTGGTGTCCGACATGATGGACAACGGCGCCCACCCGATCCTGAGGGTGGTTGCGCCGGTGCAGGACGCAGAACCCGGTGCGGCGCAGCCTGAAGAAGCCGCGCCAGCCAGGAAGGGCGCGAAGGAGAAATCCGCCGCCGCGTCCGAGATGCTGATTCCGTTCGTCGACCAGTTCGTCAAGACGGTGCAGCAGACAGAAAAGAAGATCATCGTCGACTGGGACGTGGACTACTGA
- the rpsP gene encoding 30S ribosomal protein S16: protein MVVIRLARGGAKKRPFYNIVATDSRNRRDGRFIERIGFYNPVASGKEEIVRVAADRLAYWQGVGAQLSPTVARLVASAGKAAA from the coding sequence ATGGTCGTTATTCGTTTAGCTCGTGGCGGCGCCAAGAAGCGCCCCTTCTACAACATCGTTGCAACCGATTCGCGCAACCGTCGTGACGGTCGCTTCATCGAGCGCATCGGCTTCTACAACCCGGTCGCATCGGGCAAGGAAGAAATCGTTCGCGTCGCCGCAGACCGTCTGGCCTACTGGCAAGGCGTTGGCGCGCAACTGTCGCCGACCGTGGCTCGCCTGGTCGCCAGCGCCGGCAAGGCCGCTGCCTAA
- a CDS encoding acyl-CoA dehydrogenase: MSYTAPLKDMLFVMNELAGLAAVNAMPGCEDATPETAEAILEENAKFCSEVVAPLNHSGDQQPSSWSDGRVTTSAGFKEAFRQFGEAGWQGVQHPVEFGGQGLPKLLATPCIEMLNSANLSFALCPLLTDGTIEALMTAGTKEQQQTYIANFISGKWTGTMNLTEPQAGSDLALVRTRAVPQGDGTYKLSGTKIFITYGEHDMAENIVHLVLARTPNAPEGVKGISLFVVPKFLINADGSLGERNDVHCVSIEHKLGIKASPTAVLQFGDHGGAIGTLVGEENRGLEYMFIMMNAARFAVGVQGLSVSERAYQKAVAYAKDRVQSRDLAGSAGAVTIIHQPDVRRMLMSMRAQVEGARALAYVAAATSDAAHFHADEATRKANQAFYEYLVPIVKGWSTELAIDVTSTGVQVHGGMGFIEETGAAQYYRDARILSIYEGTTAIQANDLVGRKTVRDGGAVAKGIIAQVRKTAAGLEGDAQLKLIGLRLNEAAGALEEVVDYVVANFKGEIKSVFAGSVTYLKMAGVVLGGWQMARAAAVSAAKLKAGEGDAKFYEAKLVTARFFADQILPQALAYRTAIVEGAGSVLALSEDQF, encoded by the coding sequence ATGAGTTACACCGCGCCATTGAAGGATATGTTGTTCGTCATGAACGAGCTGGCCGGCCTGGCCGCAGTCAACGCCATGCCGGGCTGCGAGGACGCCACGCCGGAGACGGCCGAGGCCATCCTGGAGGAGAACGCCAAGTTCTGCAGCGAGGTGGTGGCGCCGTTGAATCATTCCGGCGACCAGCAGCCCAGCTCCTGGTCCGACGGCCGCGTCACCACCAGCGCCGGCTTCAAGGAAGCCTTCCGGCAGTTCGGTGAAGCCGGCTGGCAGGGCGTGCAGCATCCGGTGGAGTTCGGCGGCCAGGGCTTGCCCAAGCTGCTGGCCACGCCCTGCATCGAGATGCTGAACTCGGCCAACCTGTCCTTTGCGCTGTGCCCGCTGTTGACCGACGGCACCATCGAAGCGCTGATGACTGCCGGCACCAAGGAGCAGCAGCAGACCTACATCGCCAACTTCATCTCCGGCAAGTGGACCGGCACGATGAACCTGACCGAGCCGCAGGCCGGTTCCGACCTGGCCCTGGTGCGCACGCGCGCCGTGCCGCAGGGCGACGGCACCTACAAGCTCTCCGGCACCAAGATCTTCATCACCTACGGCGAGCACGACATGGCGGAGAACATCGTGCACCTGGTGCTGGCGCGCACGCCGAACGCGCCCGAGGGCGTGAAGGGCATCTCGCTGTTCGTGGTGCCCAAGTTCCTGATCAACGCCGACGGCTCGCTGGGAGAGCGCAACGACGTGCATTGCGTGTCGATCGAGCACAAGCTGGGCATCAAGGCCAGCCCGACCGCGGTGCTGCAGTTCGGCGACCACGGCGGCGCCATCGGCACGCTGGTGGGCGAGGAGAATCGCGGACTGGAATACATGTTCATCATGATGAACGCCGCGCGCTTCGCCGTCGGCGTGCAGGGCCTGTCGGTCTCCGAGCGCGCCTACCAGAAGGCCGTGGCCTACGCCAAGGATCGCGTGCAGTCGCGCGACCTGGCCGGCTCGGCCGGCGCGGTCACCATCATCCACCAGCCCGACGTACGCCGCATGCTGATGTCCATGCGCGCCCAGGTTGAAGGCGCGCGCGCGCTGGCGTATGTGGCCGCGGCGACTTCCGACGCCGCCCACTTCCACGCCGACGAGGCGACCCGCAAGGCCAACCAGGCCTTCTATGAATACCTGGTGCCCATCGTCAAGGGCTGGTCCACCGAGCTGGCCATCGATGTCACCTCCACCGGCGTGCAGGTGCACGGCGGCATGGGCTTCATCGAGGAGACCGGGGCCGCGCAGTACTATCGCGACGCCCGCATCCTCTCGATCTACGAAGGCACCACGGCGATCCAGGCCAACGACCTGGTCGGCCGCAAGACCGTGCGCGACGGCGGCGCGGTGGCCAAGGGCATCATCGCCCAGGTGCGCAAGACCGCGGCCGGGCTGGAAGGCGACGCCCAGCTCAAGCTCATCGGCCTGCGCCTGAACGAGGCGGCCGGCGCGCTGGAGGAGGTGGTCGATTACGTGGTGGCCAACTTCAAGGGCGAGATCAAGTCGGTGTTCGCCGGCAGCGTGACCTATCTCAAGATGGCCGGCGTGGTGCTCGGCGGCTGGCAGATGGCGCGCGCAGCAGCGGTGTCGGCGGCGAAGCTGAAGGCCGGCGAGGGCGACGCCAAGTTCTATGAGGCCAAGCTGGTCACGGCGCGCTTCTTTGCCGACCAGATCCTGCCGCAAGCGCTGGCTTATCGCACCGCCATCGTGGAAGGCGCCGGCTCGGTGCTGGCCCTGTCCGAAGACCAGTTCTGA
- a CDS encoding electron transfer flavoprotein subunit alpha/FixB family protein — protein sequence MTALVIAEHDNASLKGSTLNTITAATQVGGDVHVLVAGANAKAVADAAAQVACVSKVLLADGAQFADGLAENVAEQVLAIAKDYSHILAPATAYGKNILPRVAAKLDVGQISDITKVESPDTFERPIYAGNAIATVQSVDPVKVITVRTTGFDQAAQGAQGTSAAVENISAVADSGKSSFVGREVAKSDRPELTAAKIIVSGGRGMGSSESFKILEPLADKLNAAMGASRAAVDAGYVPNDWQVGQTGKIVAPQLYIAVGISGAIQHLAGMKDSKVIVAINKDEEAPIFSVADYGIVGDLFEVVPELVKQLG from the coding sequence ATGACCGCACTCGTTATTGCCGAACACGACAACGCCAGCCTGAAGGGCAGCACCCTCAACACCATCACCGCCGCCACCCAGGTCGGCGGCGACGTCCACGTGCTGGTGGCCGGCGCCAATGCCAAGGCCGTGGCCGACGCCGCCGCGCAGGTCGCGTGCGTGTCCAAGGTCCTGCTGGCCGACGGCGCGCAGTTCGCCGACGGCCTGGCCGAGAACGTGGCCGAGCAGGTCCTGGCCATTGCCAAGGACTACAGCCACATCCTGGCGCCCGCCACCGCCTACGGCAAGAACATCCTGCCGCGCGTGGCCGCCAAGCTGGACGTGGGCCAGATCTCCGACATCACCAAGGTCGAGTCGCCCGATACCTTCGAGCGCCCGATCTACGCCGGCAACGCGATCGCCACCGTGCAGTCGGTCGATCCGGTCAAGGTCATCACCGTGCGCACCACCGGTTTCGACCAGGCCGCGCAGGGCGCCCAGGGTACTTCTGCCGCCGTGGAAAACATTTCGGCCGTGGCCGATTCGGGCAAGTCCAGCTTCGTCGGCCGCGAGGTCGCCAAGTCGGATCGTCCGGAGCTGACCGCCGCCAAGATCATCGTCTCCGGTGGCCGCGGCATGGGCTCCTCGGAAAGCTTCAAGATCCTGGAGCCGCTGGCCGACAAGCTCAACGCCGCCATGGGCGCCTCGCGCGCCGCGGTGGACGCCGGCTACGTGCCCAACGACTGGCAGGTCGGCCAGACCGGCAAGATCGTGGCGCCGCAGCTCTACATCGCCGTCGGCATCTCCGGCGCGATCCAGCATTTGGCCGGTATGAAGGATTCGAAGGTGATCGTGGCGATCAACAAGGATGAGGAGGCGCCGATCTTCTCGGTGGCCGACTACGGCATCGTCGGCGACCTGTTCGAGGTCGTGCCTGAGCTGGTCAAGCAGCTGGGCTGA
- a CDS encoding electron transfer flavoprotein subunit beta/FixA family protein: MKVLVPVKRVVDYNVKVRVKSDGSGVDIANVKMSMNPFDEIAVEEAVRLKEGGKVTEVIAVSAGVAQCQETLRTAMAIGADRGILAEVGADVELQPLAVAKILKALAEKEQPQLIILGKQAIDDDCNQTGQMLAALLGWPQATFASKVVLEDGKVTVTREVDGGLETLALTLPAIITTDLRLNEPRYVTLPNIMKAKKKQLDNVKPEELGVDVAPRVKTLKVVEPPKRSAGVKVPDVATLVAKLKNEAKVI, from the coding sequence ATGAAAGTATTAGTACCAGTCAAGCGCGTCGTGGATTACAACGTCAAGGTGCGCGTCAAGAGCGACGGCAGCGGCGTGGATATCGCCAACGTCAAGATGTCGATGAACCCGTTTGACGAAATCGCGGTGGAAGAAGCCGTGCGCCTCAAAGAAGGCGGCAAGGTGACCGAAGTGATCGCCGTCTCCGCCGGTGTGGCGCAGTGCCAGGAAACCCTGCGCACCGCCATGGCCATCGGCGCCGACCGCGGCATCCTGGCCGAAGTCGGTGCGGATGTGGAGCTGCAGCCGCTGGCCGTGGCCAAGATCCTCAAGGCGCTGGCCGAGAAGGAGCAGCCGCAGCTGATCATCCTGGGCAAGCAGGCCATCGACGACGACTGCAACCAGACCGGCCAGATGCTGGCCGCGCTCCTGGGCTGGCCGCAAGCCACCTTCGCCTCCAAGGTGGTGCTGGAAGACGGCAAGGTGACGGTCACCCGCGAAGTGGACGGCGGCCTGGAAACCCTGGCCTTGACCCTGCCGGCCATCATCACCACCGACCTGCGCCTCAACGAGCCGCGCTACGTGACGCTGCCCAACATCATGAAGGCCAAGAAGAAGCAGCTCGACAACGTCAAGCCGGAAGAGCTGGGCGTGGACGTGGCGCCGCGCGTGAAGACCCTCAAGGTCGTCGAGCCGCCCAAGCGCAGCGCCGGCGTGAAGGTGCCGGACGTAGCGACCTTGGTGGCCAAACTGAAAAATGAAGCAAAGGTGATCTGA